The stretch of DNA atatgcggtccgcacattttcccTTGCGGCCGAAGATTGGGACTTACGGACCATACAATTCTCTCTTGCAGCTGCAGATGTGAAGTGCGGTCCGTATATTTTTCATTGCGGCCGCAACTTATAAACCAAAACTATgacaactctctgatgacagagaattggtTGATGTGCGGCCACAGCATGATTTTTACGGTCCACACAATTTGTCTTGCGGCCGCACATGTGAGTCACAAATTTGTAAACTCTCTGATAATAGGACAAAGGCAGTTTTGCGGCCGCGATGGGATTTttgcagtccgcacaatttttCTTGCGGCCGCAGACCTATTCGTTACTAAAGTTTCCCTAAActcaacttctgcggaccgcacaaatgttttgcggccgcaaaattcaaaCAATTACGAAGAGGCCAATATGACTAACTAGGTTttgcaaaaaaaatattttgcaagTTTTGACATGGCAACAACATAAAAGCATGAAAATACGTTTGCCTAGTCTCCAAGAAACAAGTATTAGATAACCCACCacagatttacccccacatggTTGTACAGTTGAGTTCtactgacaaatggcctaaagTAATTAAAAAGTTATAAATTAAAAGAAAGAGATTAACAAATTATTAAGCATACCAAATgaatgagtgtgatgagtgattgATCAAAGATGTTGTATGAATGCACAGGTAGACTCAGAAAGAAACTTCAAAAGATTACCGTGATTTTTTGCTCCCAGAGGGAAAATAGTAACAGTAACCCTAGCCCTCTATTTATATGTTTAAAGTTCTTAAGGGAGAGAAGAGCGAGTGCGGCCACATAATTTCAATTGCGGACCGCACTCTGTTACATGGTGAGCGTTCATCATCATTTTGTCTGCGGTCCGTAGAATTTTGCATGCGACCGTAGATCCCTTGTTGCGACCGCAGATTTCCTGTTGTGGTCGCAGATCGGCCATTTTTCTGACAGActaacttcagagagttggcatttttcacCTTCCATTTTTGCGATCAGCaagataattgtgcggccgcagactgctTTTGTTGCAACAACTgtaaatgtgcggtccgtacaATTCATCTGTTTTCCGCACAATTTTGCACACTTAGCCTGATTTCTGTCCATCATTCCTGTAAGGCACACTCATCCATAtggcacacttcaaatcaagttagcacaaaaataacacctaactacaaaagaagaagaaaaaagaaaaagaaacatgggttgcctcccaagaagcacgTGATTTAACATTGTGGCACGACTTGAGAGAGTGTGCAAAACGACCAAGAGTGAAGCCTTGCCAAAAGTGCAGCCACAGAAGGAAAAGTGCGGCCACAGAAGCTAAAGTGCAGCCGCAGACCCAGTTGTGTGGTTGCAAAATTCCTCAACCTGCAGAATCGAGTAAACGGCAGACCACATaaggaattgtgcagccgcaaaacCTCCCAAAGGGCATATTTGTTAGTAAATTTTGGGCCGCTATAAATAGACGGAAAACTCTTTTTTATGGCAAGTTTAGAGTTTTTTTAGCTGTAGTCGTTGTAGTATACCACTTTTGGGAATTGATGACCAGTTTGGGTTAAAAATACATTAGTAtatcattttaattttgtattatggctttaattagtgtttcttctttatttgtttccatttctattatgagtagctagatattttctagggttgtgacccaaccctactgtaaaccttatgggtaattaatctaaagtttgtttatgattgggtgtttgttatttagccttgttcatgtaTTATTTCTATAATTAATAGttacaaacattgattcatgcctttttgactcggttcttacttgagaaagaaggacctagtctaggaaaacttggctaacaagaaaatTGGGCTAGTTAAGGTTTTGTCTAGCCTAAATAAAgagtttgaactagagataggtgtcacgacccaatttcacctataggtcgttatggcgcccaacatcactgctaggcaagccaactagtgaattagacatattattcctcttttaataagttgctgagtaattaaactttccttatttgcaagatttaagaaaataaaaagtttaaataaataaaaccaagTAATATTTCAAAACcataattctactagtgtgtgtgccaagacctggtgtcataagtgtatgagcatctagtagattatacaaaattccagCTACCGTCTGAACATAAAATATACAGAATAAAATTACAAAAGAGGGACTCTaggggctgcagaacggctcaggaaataactcaccactaggcctcgagATATCTGGGATATGGGCCGGAAGGACCGCATGATGCACATGTCTTAGATCCTGCAAAAAAAgtacaacaagtgtagcatgagtacgtaaatcaacacgtacccaataagtatcaagtctaatctcgaagaagtaatgacgagaggtcgacttcaacacttactatgggtcaataatattaagatagagatatttaaataaacacgggttatgtgaataataatagtTTCCTTAGCAAGCAGGaacaaataattctttcacaatttaataatttctaataagtcatttatcttcacaagctgcaataaaaatattaaagtaccgattaattattattattaagcacgatttatattgtggttgtacggtccaatccagaataatgtctacactgtcgagggttgagcggcacgaaccatagatgcatctatctactgtcgaggcattcggcccgctccacaagaagagaatgatactttataaatatttgacttaaatatttttttgggtTTTATATGAAAATAGTACGAATTTTGTTAGCGATCTTCCACAATTTCTCTAACAAGTCCTAATATAATTTAGGAATTTTAAGTTACAAGTATGGTGCAAACATTTCCAAATAATTTATGAATtaggtcctaaaactacccggacataagtataataggagctacacacggactctcgtcacctcgtacgtacgtagcccccacaattagaagcaaataattatttaaatcacctatggggtaaatttcctcttacaaggttagacaagagacttacctcgtctcaaagctcactttccgatCACAATTTCAcgttaaagcctcaatttggtgccaaaaaatccgaaactagccaaatgttatataatttaataaatacatactcaaaaattcataatttatctattagagtaattacccaacccaatttggtaaaattcctaaaattcaccccgggcccacatgcccggattccggaaagtGTTCGGAGAAAATCGTCAtccataaccttaagaactcaagTATACAATTTTAtctcattccataaccattttcgtggttaaaatctcatttttattaaaaacctagatttttcatctaaacccttgattttcacaatttacatgttataatctacccataatctatgtatttaactcacaataggtagaattaacttacctccaagttgctggatgaatacccctctcaagaagctccaaaaatcgcccaaggatgcagaaaatgggctcaaaaatggctgagctccattttaacacattctgcccagtaggctttcgcacctgcgaggaaacAGGCGCACCTAcggttccacttctgcggacaaaatCATGCGGGTGCGGACCAAGGCCAGGCTGCCCATTTTCACACCTGCGCCCAGCTGGTCGCACTTGCGGACACTAGGCTAtcgtcaatgcggtcttgagcttctgaaagctcacctcacaatcacccTTTtgtgtcaatctagtcaaaggtgctgcaatagatgaaaaaccctccacaaatcgatgataataacctgctaaccccaggaaactcctgatctcggtcgccgaagtgggatatgccaattttgaactgcctcgatctttctgggatcaaccttaatacccttacccgatacgatatgtcccaagaatgccaccgaatctagccaaaactcacacttggagaacttagcatataactttttttcccgcaaggtctgaagcaccactctcaaatggtgctcgtgctcctccttactacgtgagtagatcaaaatgtcatcgatgaagacaatgacaaacgaatcaatatgtgGCCTAaacaccatgttcatcaaatccataaacgtcgtcgAGGCGTTAGTCAATCCGAAGGACATTACGAGAAACTCATAATGgacatatctagtccgaaaagcagtctttagaacatccgaatcccgaatcttcaactgatggcaacccgatctcaagtcgatttttgagaacactctggcaccctgcaactagtcaaacaaatcatcaatatgcggaaatgggtacttgttcttaatagtaactttgttcaattggcgataattaatacacatccgcatagtcccatccttcttcttcacaaataatactggtacgccccaaggcgacacactcggcctggCGAACCCTTttgctaacaactcctcaagttgttgcTTCAACTCTTTTGGAACCATACAgaacggtgggatagatataggctgggtacctagagccaagtcaatacataaatTAATATCACGGTCTGGTggtatgcctggaagatcagaagaaAACACATCAAAGAACTCTCGGACTAGTGTCCcgaacataggccaaataagccaaacaacccttctcgaccatgtgtcgagccttcataaaggaaataacccgactagatgcaccgACAGACGAACATTTCCACTCCAATCTAAGCAACTCTTGCaacgccaaggtaacagtcttggcatgacaatctaggatggcatgatatggagatagccaatccatgaccgggatgatctcaaagtcggtcatctcaagcagcagaagatctgctctagtttcgtaaccacagaatgtaacaatgcaAAACCGGTAGATcagatccacaacaacagaatcgcccacaggagtggacacataaacaggagtacccaacaACTCACGAGAAACACCAAGAAATGAacaaacagagatgacacatatgaatacgtagaccctggatcaaataatactgaggcatctctaccgcagacagaaataatatatgtgatcacggcatctgaggccattgCATCTGGTCTGGTCAGAAAAGCaaagaacctagctggagcgccacctgactggcctccacctagctgacctctacctctaggacggcccttacccacctgccctccgcctctaggCGGCTAGACGACTGGTGGAacaactggtgctgtaatcataggctgctgaccctgttgcactgccttgccccgatgcctggggcaaaatctccgtACATAACTGAAATCCCCGCACTAGAAACAACCCCTCGGTACAGTGGACTACTAACCTGAAGTCTGGCCCTGATgacctgaatagctggtgggcggtaagaactctctggaaTAGCACTGAATAAGGTCGCATTGTAGAACCCTGAGGAGGTGGCGGTGCTGGActgacccctcatgaactgacctgtgaccccagccggggcaccactgaactctcccGAATATCAAAACCGCTTGGCCCTCACCGCCTCCTCTAGGCTCTGCTGACGGACACCCTTGATCCTccaagctatctccacaactagcctgTAATAAGTCCCATCTCCACCTCTCGAACCATGGTAGCCTGAATACCAGAGTGTAATTCAGCAACAAACCTCTGCATTCTCTCTGCATCAGTAggtagtatcataagtgcatagtgagacaactcagagaacctcgcctcatagtcggtcactgtcATCTAACCATGTTGGAGCTACTCGAACTataaccgcaactcttccctataAGAGGGTGGAATGTATCTAtccaagaagaggcgtgtgaactgttcccaagtcatgggaggagaacctgctggtctgccgagaagatgtgactaccaccacctacgggccctaccctccagctgaaaagcaatgaaatccaccccgtgggactctagtatcctcatgttgtgcagtttgtccctgcaccgatcaatgaaatcctgggggtcctcatgttgcTCACCTCCGAAAGTAGGAGGAtgaagcctagtccatctatccaatagcctGTGTGGATCACCGGCCGCAGCCGGTATAGGCTCCGATGTAGCTACCGCAACTGGCTGAGCtctacccacgggtagtgcacgctGGGTCTGATATATAACAGATGCATTCCCACgggcctgtgcggtaggggtttgtgctccccctcccgcctgagatgtggctaggtctgtcggaaataaaccggcctgagtcatagtatccACGAACCGCagcatatggcccatgacctcctgaaatcccggaGCGGttatgaaatccaccggagctggctctgccacaagcACCTCGCCCTGCTTCTCAATAATaagatcctctactggatccactggtggcatagcTAAAGCAATTGTGGGACA from Nicotiana tomentosiformis chromosome 11, ASM39032v3, whole genome shotgun sequence encodes:
- the LOC138901118 gene encoding uncharacterized protein; the protein is MRGQSSTATSSGFYNATLFSAIPESSYRPPAIQVIRARLQLLGTPVYVSTPVGDSVVVDLIYRFCIVTFCGYETRADLLLLEMTDFEIIPVMDWLSPYHAILDCHAKTVTLALQELLRLEWKCSSVGASSRVISFMKARHMVEKGCLAYLAYVRDTSPRVL